The Apium graveolens cultivar Ventura chromosome 10, ASM990537v1, whole genome shotgun sequence nucleotide sequence AACCAAAAAGCACTGGCATGTCGATGGTTCCTACCACATGAACCTCATTGCCTGTAAACTCGTATAACGGGGTTCGGGAGTTCTCGAGTCTTCGATCCCCTATGTCCATTCGGGAAAAAGCATGGTGATATAACACATCGACAGAGCTACCATTATCGACCAACATTTTCTTAACCGTGTTGTTTCCCACACGTGTTGTGATGACGAGAGCATCTTGATGGCCTTCGATGAGACCGGGACGATAATCATCATCAGAGAAAGAGATGACTGGGGAGGGATTCGCTCGAGGGCGTTTAGCTGCCGAGGGATTGACATTAAAGACTTCTTGAGCATAAATCTTGCGAGAGTTGTGGGAGAGGCCCCCGGCTGCTATACCACCAAAAATAACGTCGATTACACGATCATCCTCGCCTCGATGGTGACGTCTGGGTTCATCATCGTGCTGCACATAGTGGACTAGTTGTCCTCGACGAATTTTTCCTTCGATGAGATTGCTAAGTTGAAAACATTGCTCTGTTGTATGGCCAGTATCTTCATGATATTCACAATATCTGGAGCTTGGGGGTCTTCCTGGTTTCATGGGTCTTGGAGGGCGATAATCCGGTTCTATTTTTAACACCTCCAAAATTGTCATTTTTTCGGTGTTGAGTTTAGTGAACTCTTTTTCAGATTGATTATGG carries:
- the LOC141690940 gene encoding uncharacterized protein LOC141690940, producing the protein MTILEVLKIEPDYRPPRPMKPGRPPSSRYCEYHEDTGHTTEQCFQLSNLIEGKIRRGQLVHYVQHDDEPRRHHRGEDDRVIDVIFGGIAAGGLSHNSRKIYAQEVFNVNPSAAKRPRANPSPVISFSDDDYRPGLIEGHQDALVITTRVGNNTVKKMLVDNGSSVDVLYHHAFSRMDIGDRRLENSRTPLYEFTGNEVHVVGTIDMPVLFGSPPYFGVGEMIGDQVTARQCYLTTVSPRKKVDEEFDVNQVLDIDPETLWNHPLAILARPPKKLKK